In the Oxobacter pfennigii genome, one interval contains:
- a CDS encoding ABC transporter permease, producing the protein MKRYFHGTLSLMRLYLRQNRIFTLVWLLLPGAWVAINTVSSLVLFPTQEALIEMGVSLIDPLTVAMHGPLLDISVAGFVTWRTKVFLALVGGIFSMVYIIRHTRLAEEQGKRELLGANVTGSLATLAAALVSMVLINAMAAVLTIFAMIALGLGFVGSLAHCLGFFAASCVLGIVAGVVAQFFVSATAARGMSFGLLGLLFGLHILWNVSGGENLLAFLNPLEWPLLIRPFAVERFPLLLIPLALGAALMALSLWLTARRDVGAGLVPQRPGRAFAKPSLRGLSALAWRNQRGLFLAWFCFYAIFSLALGYASYLMVSAVSSAEALAGLIERLGGIDRAFLSLMLYVFGILISVYVMMAAGILRREEAVKGETLLSMPLRREKLVLSHMAYIFGGSAAILLVSGFCVGLGAVIGTGDSGALSRLFFEMAGMIPAIWVIGGIALLLFGALPKWMTGISYGLLTLFVLMEIFWEQQQIPEVLYALSPFSWITPLKAVQPAAAPLVLCVVTTILAGTGIALFRLRDAAL; encoded by the coding sequence TGCGGCAAAACCGCATCTTCACCCTTGTATGGCTGCTGCTACCTGGGGCGTGGGTGGCGATTAACACAGTGTCGTCGCTGGTGCTGTTCCCCACCCAGGAGGCCCTCATAGAGATGGGTGTCAGCCTCATCGATCCCCTTACCGTGGCCATGCACGGCCCGCTGCTGGATATCTCGGTGGCCGGCTTCGTCACCTGGCGCACCAAGGTGTTTTTGGCGCTGGTCGGCGGAATTTTCAGCATGGTCTATATAATTCGCCATACCCGGCTGGCAGAGGAACAGGGCAAGAGGGAATTGCTCGGCGCCAACGTCACCGGCAGCCTGGCGACCCTGGCAGCAGCGCTGGTGAGTATGGTCTTAATCAACGCCATGGCGGCGGTACTGACCATATTCGCAATGATTGCCCTTGGCCTTGGATTCGTTGGCTCACTGGCTCATTGCCTGGGCTTTTTCGCTGCCTCCTGTGTGCTGGGGATTGTGGCGGGGGTAGTCGCGCAGTTCTTTGTGAGCGCCACGGCGGCCCGTGGGATGTCCTTTGGCCTGTTGGGGCTGTTGTTCGGCCTGCATATTTTGTGGAACGTGAGCGGCGGGGAAAATCTCCTGGCTTTCCTCAACCCGTTGGAGTGGCCACTGCTTATCCGCCCCTTTGCGGTCGAACGGTTCCCTCTGCTGCTGATTCCGCTGGCCTTGGGCGCAGCGCTCATGGCGCTGTCCTTGTGGCTGACGGCGCGGCGGGATGTAGGCGCGGGGCTTGTACCCCAGCGACCGGGACGGGCTTTTGCCAAGCCGAGCTTGCGAGGTCTTTCCGCCCTTGCCTGGCGCAACCAAAGGGGGCTGTTTCTCGCCTGGTTTTGCTTCTACGCCATCTTTTCCTTAGCGCTGGGCTATGCCAGCTATCTGATGGTGAGCGCGGTCAGCTCGGCGGAGGCGTTAGCCGGACTGATTGAGCGGCTGGGCGGCATAGATCGGGCGTTTTTATCGCTGATGCTCTACGTTTTCGGAATACTGATCTCCGTCTATGTGATGATGGCGGCGGGCATTCTGCGCCGGGAGGAAGCGGTCAAAGGAGAGACACTGTTGTCCATGCCCCTGCGCCGAGAGAAGCTGGTTTTGAGTCATATGGCCTACATTTTCGGCGGCTCGGCGGCCATTCTGCTGGTGTCCGGCTTCTGCGTGGGCCTGGGTGCAGTAATTGGCACCGGGGACAGCGGAGCGCTTTCTCGGCTCTTTTTTGAAATGGCGGGGATGATCCCTGCGATCTGGGTCATTGGCGGTATCGCGCTGCTGCTCTTCGGCGCACTGCCGAAGTGGATGACCGGGATCAGCTACGGCCTGCTCACCCTGTTCGTCCTGATGGAGATTTTTTGGGAGCAGCAGCAGATTCCCGAAGTACTCTACGCCCTTTCGCCTTTCTCCTGGATCACGCCGCTGAAAGCCGTCCAGCCGGCAGCCGCGCCGCTGGTGCTGTGTGTTGTAACAACTATACTGGCCGGAACGGGGATTGCCCTGTTCCGCCTAAGAGACGCGGCGCTGTAA
- a CDS encoding ABC transporter permease, translated as MRNNNQAVVMKLSKRSFQANKSRNIFALVAIVLTTVLITAVFTIGISLSDGMQQMLIHSYGRSTEVDFQYLTEDEARRVAEHPLIKEYGLSRLITVTAEGAFRQAQGEIHTADENFAGFTFSKPATGRLPQGENEIALMSWILDAMGLPRELGQVVRLDFEVDGTPYSMDFTVCGFWDNDLNLQPYGMLYISDALADKLLKGVDPAQTRLGGGYYGVTKITANIHGKLSELEENVNTILKDTGIDAEAAGVLFNGAYGKRGADTGIIAAMAVIIAIILVSGYLLIYNIFYISVMRDVRFYGLLKTIGTTQKQLMRVVNFQALLLCTTGIPAGLIFGYLLGIVMIPVLLGFLSIDYMPAPPNPWIFLLGAALALFTVLVSCYGPAKKAGRVTPVEAVRYTGVAAAPAKKTKGGSSGAKISRMAWSNIFRSRKKASLVIASLSVGLILFNIVYTLVNSFDVNKFLQSHINGDFLIADADYFSFARPYAPSYTLSGDLLADVKELDGVQEVAKVYYANGFAPIEGNIKDGLINSQRRRILSKKPSLTEQEVEEIIEKTDFSAYGDFIDAQVYGFDSYWLDKLEENMVEGTFEREKFLSGDYLLLGFDGEGMVRVGDTVTFSLEGKDREERSYEVMGRVDYHALNSLGAHFVSMPGFSVYLPSSEFERLANPDIMSATVIAEEAYIDRLQAEIELLLVGHPQVDFRSRADYIDEMKSDNQQLALIGFTLCTVILLIGMLNFVNTTMTNIFSRKQELAMLQSVGMTAKQGKKMLVLEGIYYMALVLIAFVTIGYIVSYFTVNTITQGSAAYTYQFTSAPLMICFPVLLLLACILPIRVYKNISRESVVQRLRENQ; from the coding sequence GGGCGCAGTACGGAGGTGGATTTTCAATACCTCACCGAGGACGAGGCCCGGCGCGTGGCTGAACACCCGCTGATTAAGGAATACGGCCTGTCAAGGCTTATTACCGTCACGGCTGAGGGAGCCTTCCGCCAGGCCCAGGGAGAAATTCATACGGCAGACGAGAATTTTGCCGGGTTTACCTTTAGCAAGCCGGCGACAGGCCGGCTGCCCCAAGGGGAAAACGAAATTGCCCTAATGAGCTGGATATTAGACGCCATGGGGTTGCCCCGGGAATTGGGGCAGGTGGTGCGCCTGGATTTTGAGGTGGACGGTACCCCTTACAGCATGGATTTTACCGTCTGCGGATTCTGGGACAACGACTTAAACCTTCAGCCCTACGGGATGCTGTATATATCCGACGCTCTGGCAGACAAACTGCTTAAGGGTGTGGATCCGGCGCAAACACGGCTGGGCGGCGGTTATTACGGTGTAACCAAGATTACCGCCAATATACACGGAAAGCTGTCCGAGCTTGAGGAAAATGTCAATACCATCCTCAAAGATACCGGAATTGACGCCGAGGCTGCAGGTGTCCTATTTAACGGGGCTTACGGCAAAAGGGGCGCGGACACGGGAATCATCGCGGCAATGGCAGTTATTATCGCCATTATACTGGTAAGCGGCTATCTTCTCATCTACAATATTTTCTACATTTCAGTTATGCGGGACGTGCGGTTTTACGGCCTTTTAAAAACCATCGGTACTACGCAAAAGCAGCTCATGCGCGTCGTCAACTTTCAGGCGCTGCTGCTCTGCACCACCGGTATTCCTGCAGGCCTTATCTTTGGGTATCTGCTGGGCATAGTGATGATCCCCGTGCTGCTTGGCTTTCTCAGCATCGACTACATGCCGGCGCCCCCAAATCCCTGGATCTTCCTGCTGGGGGCGGCGCTGGCCCTCTTTACGGTTCTTGTAAGCTGCTACGGCCCCGCCAAAAAAGCAGGTAGGGTAACTCCCGTGGAGGCGGTGCGGTATACGGGCGTTGCCGCAGCTCCTGCAAAAAAGACAAAAGGCGGCAGCAGCGGGGCCAAAATATCCCGCATGGCCTGGTCCAATATTTTCCGCAGCAGGAAAAAGGCATCCCTTGTCATCGCTTCCCTGTCTGTGGGGCTGATTTTATTCAACATTGTCTATACTCTGGTTAACAGCTTTGACGTAAACAAGTTTCTGCAAAGCCATATTAACGGTGATTTTCTGATTGCCGACGCGGATTATTTCAGTTTTGCCAGGCCTTATGCGCCAAGCTATACATTAAGCGGAGACTTGCTGGCGGACGTGAAGGAACTGGACGGCGTACAGGAGGTTGCCAAAGTCTATTATGCCAACGGCTTTGCTCCCATAGAGGGAAATATCAAGGACGGCCTTATTAATTCTCAGCGCAGAAGGATTTTGTCTAAGAAGCCTTCCCTGACGGAGCAGGAAGTCGAGGAAATCATTGAAAAGACGGATTTCAGCGCCTACGGGGATTTCATAGACGCCCAGGTTTACGGCTTTGACAGCTATTGGCTGGATAAGCTGGAGGAAAATATGGTCGAAGGAACCTTTGAACGGGAGAAGTTTTTGTCCGGGGATTACCTGCTGCTTGGATTTGACGGTGAAGGCATGGTCCGGGTGGGTGATACCGTCACATTCTCTTTGGAGGGTAAGGACCGAGAAGAACGCAGCTATGAGGTCATGGGCCGGGTGGATTATCATGCACTCAATTCTTTAGGCGCCCATTTTGTTTCCATGCCCGGGTTTTCCGTCTATCTTCCGTCCTCGGAGTTTGAAAGACTTGCAAACCCCGATATCATGTCGGCTACGGTCATCGCGGAGGAAGCCTACATTGACCGCCTTCAGGCAGAAATTGAGCTGCTGCTTGTAGGGCATCCTCAAGTGGACTTTCGTTCCCGGGCTGATTACATTGACGAGATGAAAAGTGACAACCAGCAATTGGCCCTCATCGGCTTTACGCTGTGTACCGTGATTTTACTGATCGGTATGCTGAATTTCGTCAATACCACCATGACCAACATTTTTTCCCGCAAACAGGAGCTTGCCATGCTCCAGAGCGTGGGCATGACCGCCAAACAAGGCAAAAAGATGCTTGTATTGGAAGGCATATACTATATGGCGCTGGTACTGATTGCTTTTGTAACAATAGGCTATATAGTCAGCTACTTTACCGTAAACACCATAACCCAGGGCAGCGCCGCATATACCTATCAATTCACCTCTGCGCCTCTTATGATCTGCTTCCCGGTACTGCTGCTTCTAGCCTGCATACTGCCTATCCGGGTGTATAAAAATATTTCCCGGGAAAGCGTGGTGCAGCGGCTGCGGGAAAACCAATAA